Sequence from the Methanobacterium alkalithermotolerans genome:
AACGTGATGATGAAAAACGTAGCCGACTGGCTAATTGGATGTGTGAGCTTTTTACTTATAGGTTACGTACTTACCACATCTCTGGATCCATCAGCATTTACGGCCTGGTGGGGTAAAATATTTGGAACCGCATCATTTTTAGCAGATAATGGATTGGAACTGGCGACCTGGTTCTTTGGTCTGGTATTTGCTGCAACTGCGGCCACCATTGCTTCTGGTGGTGTTGCGGAGAGAATGAAACTTAAATCATACTTAATTGCTTCAGCAATAATCACGGGATTATTATACCCCCTATTTGTGTACATCGGACCATGGGGATCAGAACTTCTGGTTTTCCACGATTATGCCGGTAGTATAATGGTACATGCTCTGGGTGGGTTCCTGGCACTGGGATTAATCATTGCCCTGGGTCCACGTATAGGAAGGTATGTTAAAGGAAAAGCCATACCTATGCCGGGTCACAGTATACCTATGGCCATGTCCGGTGCATTCATCCTGGCAGTAGGATGGTATGGTTTCAATGTAGGTAGTTCTCTGGCAGTAGGAGAAATATCTGGCCTGGTAGCTGCAACCACCACTCTGGCCATGGCGGGAGGGGGATTAGGAGCACTTTTAGCATCTAATAAGGATGTTCTCTTTACTCCTAATGGTCTGGTAGCAGGTCTGGTAGCAATATGTGCCGGTACTGATATTGTAAGCCCTATTGCTGCTCTGGTAATTGGTATAATAGCAGGTATACAGGTGCCTCTGGTCTTTAAATTCCTGGAGAAAAAAGGTATTGACGATGTTTGTGGTGTAGTCTCTGTGCATGGAACTGCAGGTATAATTGGAGCTATATGTGCCGGTATATTTGGTTCAGCGGCATTAGGTGGAAGTGGAGACGTAAGTCTCATAAACCAATTAATAGCAGTGGTAGTAGTGGTACTCTATGGTACCGGTTTCGGACTGTTACTGGGTAAAGTAATAGGCTACTTCACTGGAGGAATACGTGTAACTGCAGAAGAAGAGAAATTAGGTTTGGATTTAGCTGAACACCATCTATCAGCTTATCCTGAAGAAGACTAAAAGGAGGTATTTTGGTGAAAGAAATTGTAGCGATTATCCGGCCAGAGAAATTACAAAAGGTAAAAAATGCCCTGGAAGATGCAGAATGCAATGGGATTACGGTCACCGAAGTAAAAGGCCGTGGTCGACAATTGGGAATTACAGAAAGTTACCGGGGATCCAACTACAAGGTGGATTTATTACCTAAAACTAAACTGGAAGTCATTGTAAAGGATGAAAATCTGGATAAGTTAATAGAGGTAATAGTAAAAAATGCCCAAACCGGAGACATTGGGGATGGAAAAATATTCATTTCCAATGTGGAAGATGTGGTACGTATAAGAACTAATGAAAGAGGGGAAAACGCGGTTTAACCGACTTAAACCTCTAATTTTTTTTTTTTAACATTTAATTAATAAAATATTTTTAATTTCATACTAACATTATTTCTTAATTAATTACTTGCTTATTTTAACCAGGGATTTAAATTTAAATCCGAAATTGTTTGCGCTGTTTTTAAAAAAATAAGAATTAAATATAATTTTAATAATAATTCTAAAATTACTTGATTTTAAATTTCAAGATTTAAATTACGTTCTCCAAATCTAAAAAGCTAAATATATTTAGAATTTAACAATGGAAAAAGGATCCTTACCTAACAGATCAAACATCAAAACATCAGGGGCCATGATGGGCTCACCTTCCATAGTAATGAGTTTAACAGCTTCAAATGCCTGTAAACAACCAACTATATTGGGGACAGGACCTATTACTGGTGGAACTTCAGATCCCATTTCTTTTAACTTTTCTATCACTTCTTCATTTAATTTACTTCCAATGGAAGGTAACTGAAACAGTTCTTCGTAAGAAGGTGTATCCTGGTTAAAAACACTTACCTGCCCCATGGTACCATGTATGGCTCCATGAATAAATGGTATATCAAATTTCAAAGCACATCTACTCACTATAACTCTGGAAACAAGATTATCCAAGGCATCTATTACTAAAGTACTACCTTTAACAATTTTTTCCACATTTCTGGAGTCTAACTCCTCTTCAAATGACATTACTTTTACAAAAGGATTTATGGAACGAATGATATCCTGGGTCACCCTGGCTTTTGACTGGCCCACAGTGTAAAAACTACTCATCAATTGACGATTTATATTGGAAACATCAAAATCATCTTTATCTATGATTCGCAGTGAGCCTACGCCCATACGGACTAACATCTCCAGAACTGCCCCTCCAATCCCTCCACACCCAATCACAGTAATTTCAGAATCTTTAAGTCTAAGTTGCTGACTTTTAGTCAGAATACCCATTTGTCGAGATACTATTTCCCAGTAAGTCATTCCTTCGTATCTTTTCGGCATAAAAACACCTGTAAAATCATTATTTAAATCTACTATTATCTAAATAAGGGTAACTACATACTTTATGGCTCATGATAATTTAATATACTTCCTGTTTATTTAAAAAAGTTGTTTGGAAAAGCTCCATTTTTTAGGGAATTCGTATATTGAAAAATAAAAATTCGATAAAATAATTTAAAGGAATTGATTCACTAATTCTGTAAAAAATAATAAAAAAGAACCACTATAAATAATAATATTGGGCAATAAATAAAAAAAGCTTTTAATTTTTCTGGAAATTAAAAAGTGAAGTGCCGGGAGCGGGATTCGAACCCGCGGCCTCACGGTATCCCAGGAAAAAGTCAGAGCACTGCTTAATACCCTATGAGCCGTGCGCTCTAACCAGCTGAGCCACCCCGGCGCGTGACTTATAAAACGTCAGTTTTCATATAATTTAAAGTTTTCTATTATCCTGAAATAAATATTTTAAAAATAGCAATTTATAAATACTTCGCTGCTGTAATAGTTGAATTAAGAAGTTCAATATAGGTGATTTTATGGATGAGCATATTCTAGAAGCTATGGGTAAATCTAAAATTGTAGTTAAAAAAGGCCAGGTGGTGGAAGTGGGAGAACCACTTATCCAATATTGCCCTTTATTTCATAAATACCGGGGCATAGAAGAGTTAGATAAAAAAACCATAAAAGAGAACATAGAATTTAGAATAAATGATTTTGGGATGTGCACTCCCCACCGGGACGTAAAAATGAAAGATTTTCTTTCATTTGGTATATCGGAAACATTATCCACCCTGCTAGTTCATCATATAATTGACTGCGCGGTAATGGTCTGTGAAGGTGCAGGAACTATAATTATAACCGATCCGGAGGTTTGTCAGGGTGCAGGGGGAAGAATATCTGGTATTATTAGTACCAGTCCCATAAAAGAGATAATAAATAGTTTGGGATATGATAATGTACTTGATCCAGAAAATGCGACTATAAATCAAATAAAAGGCGTGGAAAAAGCCATAAAAAAGGGCTATAATTCTATTGCAGTTACCGTGGCATCTTCGGAAGATGCGGTAAATTTACGAAAACTGAACTTAGAAAATGACGGAGTGAATATTTATATTTTTGCGGTTCATGTCACCGGCCTGGATGACCAGGAAGCACAAAAAATGTTTGATCATGCGGATGTTATTACTGCCTGCGCATCTAAAACCATCCGGGAAATTGCAGAAGAAAAGGCTATTTTTCAGGCAGGATTATCCATACCCATATATGCTGGCACTGAAAAAGGAAAAGAGTTTCTTTTAAAAAGAATAGATGCCATTGGAGGATTAAAACAAAAGAAAGATTTTAAAATTCCGGATCCATTGATTTAATTTCTGTTTAATCTATATGGAATATCTAAGGCATAAGGTCTACCAATCAATCTAAATAATCAGCAACAGCCTTTATTATGCAGCTTTGGGTTATTAAACCCACTAATTTATCGCCTTCTACTACGGGAATTCTCTGGTAACCAGTTTCAGCCATTATTTTACTTATATCTTTGAGGTGAGTTTTTTTATTAACCACCTTCAAGTCTTTACTCATAAGATCCTCTACCTTTAATTTCAGGGCCTCACTACCAGCTAATAAAATATCTCTATGAGTTATAAGCCCGATTAAGGTTCCATTTTTAATTACAGGGACTCCCCCTATATTGGCTCTGACCATTTTGAGCTTAGCTGCTGCTACCAGATCTTCAGGAGCAGATACAATTACATCCTTAATCATCATGTCCTGGGCAAGCAGTTTTTTTATCATATACTTATTTGTATGCACCACCATATATTAAAATTGAGGGATGAAAATTGACACAGATGGAAAATGCTAGAAAAGGTCGCATAACTGCTGAAATGGATTATGTGGCTAGAAAAGAAAATATTGATATTCAAAAACTCATAAAAGGCGTAGCCAGTGGTAAAATTGTAATACCAAAGAATATTAACCGGGAATCATCTCCTTGTGGTATTGGCAAAGGACTGAGCACTAAAATAAATGCCAATGTAGGTTCTTCTTCTCAGAAAGAGGATATAGATCTGGAAGTAGAAAAAGCACTCCTGGCGGTGCAGTATGGTGCTCACGCTGTAATGGATTTATCCACAGGGCCTGCTCTAAATGAAGTCCGTAAAAAAATATTAGAAGTAATTGATGTTCCTATAGGGACGGTACCTATTTATGAAGCAGGTGTCGCTGCCCGTTCCCGGGATGGTTCAGTTATTGATATGGATGAAGATGACATGTTTCGGGCCATTGAAAATCAGGCCAGAGAAGGGGTGGACTTCATGACCATCCATAGTGGCATCACCATGGATACAGTAGAGAAACTTAAAAATTCAAATAGGCTTATGGGAATTGTAAGCCGTGGAGGGGCATTTTTAGCAGCATGGATAATGCATAATCAGCAGGAAAATCCATTATATAAAAACTACGAATACCTGCTGGAAATAGCTTATGAACATGATGTTACTCTTTCTTTAGGGGATGGACTTCGACCAGGATGCCTGCAAGATGCATCGGACATTCCTCAGATTCAGGAACTTATTGTTTTAGGTGGTCTGGTGGAAGAAGGCAGAAAAGTGGATGTACAGTGCATGGTGGAAGGACCAGGACACGTTCCTCTGGATCAGATTTCGGCTAACATGAAAATTCAAAAAACAATCTGTAAAGAGGCTCCCTTTTATGTTTTAGGTCCTATTGTAACGGATATGGCTCCAGGATATGATCATATAACTTCTGCTATTGGAGGGGCTTGGGCGGCATTTTCTGGTGCAGACTTCCTTTGCTATGTTACCCCGGCAGAACATATGGCAATTCCAGGCCTTGAAGATGTTAAAGAAGGAGTTATTGCATCAAAAATTGCTGCTCAATCTGCTGATGTGGCTTTGGGATTAAAAAATGCCTGGGAAGATGAAATAAAAATGGCTAATGCTCGCCGCAATTTTGACTGGGAAGGACAATTTGAACTGGCATTTGATGGTGAAAAACCTAGAAACTATCGTCAAAGCTGCCCGGTGGAAGAAGAGGATATGTGTTCTATGTGTGGGGAGTACTGCGCCTTAAGGTTAGTTCGCGAGGACTAAAATTTCACCGTCTCCTTTATTTATTGATTGACATACTATTTTTTTACTTTTTCTAATTTTTTCGGATTACTAATCTTAAAAAATATATAATAACATCCCCATATATTAACACAGTTTTAAGGAGGAATAAAATGGCTCTAGAACATGTGGATGGACATAAAAAAGGAGAAATTATTCTTTTTGCATTAAGCACCTGTGGGTGGTGTAAAAAAACCAAGTTACTGCTGGATGAGCTGGGGGTGTCATATGACTATATCTATGTGGATTTAACCAGGGGCAGTGAAAGGGATGAAACACTGGAAAATCTAAAAAAATGGAACCCCTCTTTATCATTCCCTACACTGGTTATAAATAATGAAAGAGCAATTATTGGATTTGATCGCACCTCAATTGAGGGGGCCTTAGGTTGAGTGAAAATCCAGTTGAACAGGATCGGGTGGAAAGATATTATAAAAAATTAAAAAAAAATGCCGAAAAATCAGGATATCATCTTAATGCCGATGAAGACTTCACCAAAGAGCTTTTAGAAAGTATACTGGTTAATAAAGATAGGTACGGGTATGAATCCTGTCCGTGTCGTCTGGCATCAGGAAATATCAGTGACGATCAGGATATTATCTGTCCTTGCGACTATAGGGATCCGGATTTGAATGATTTTGGGGCATGTTACTGTGGCCTTTACGTTTCTTCTGATATCTTAAATGGTGAAAAAGAATTAACTCCTATACCAGAACGAAGGCCCTCATTAGATAACAGATTAAAATCTTTGGAATCGGACATAAATAGATTTGAAGACATGAAATCTTCACTTAATTTTCCAGTATGGAGATGCCGAGTTTGTGGATACTTATGTGCTCGTGAAAAGCCACCAGAAGTATGTCCCATCTGTAAAGTATCTCAAGATAGATTCAGTCGTTTTATGTGAGACTAAACCACTTTAAATTTTTTCATTATTTTTTACTGGACTGGACTCTTTTAGAATTTAAGGTAGTATATTATTTATTTGAGTTAATAAAAGCTTTTAAATAAGTTTAAGTATAACTATATATACTAAAGGTTCAAAGTTCTATAATTATTTTAAAATAGAGGAGCATAAATTTGCCAAAAAATGAATACATCGAACTTTATGACAATTTAAAAGTAGATATGAGATTTTTTGTAAGTTCAGATGTACGTTCTAAAATAATGATTAGTCTAAAGGACGGGCCTAAAGATTTGGCAGCACTCCGGAGAGACTTAGGATTTAATTCTTCCACTATTCTTCATGGAATGTATCAGCTTGATGATAAAAATCTTATTTTTCGAAAATCTGGAATATATTCTCTGTCCCAAACAGGGGAACTGGTTATATTAAAAATGATTAATGTTATGGAGTCCCTGTATTCTCTTTTGGAACTTGAAAACCTGTTTTTAAATCATGATATTCAATCCATACCTCCTCATTTACTGCACAGGTTGGAGTGCCTTAAAAAAAGCCAGGTTGTGGAATCAGATTCAAAAGACTTGATGAAGCCTTACAATACGGTTAATAACTTAATTTCTAATTCAAAAGAGATAAATCTTTTATCATCAATTTATTATCCTTTTTATAAGGATATTTTATTGAATTCTGGTTCTAAACATGATATTAAACTTATTGTGACACCTAGAGTTTTAGATACTATATTTTCAGTTCATGGGGAAATTAAAGATGATTTTAATACTAATAATATTCTCTTATGGGAATTAGAAGAAGATATTAGACTTTCCCTTACCTTAACTGATAAATTTATGGCAATGGGATTATTTTCATCAGATGGAGTATATGATCCTAACCGTTTTTTGGTGGCAGACGATCACCATGCATTAAAGTGGGGTAGTGATTTATTAAAATATTACCTAGATAAAGCAACCCCTTTTAAATTATAGCAGGAATCCATAATAATTGCTGATAATTTTTAATGTTCAGGGAGTTTTTAGTTACTATTAAATAATATACT
This genomic interval carries:
- a CDS encoding ammonium transporter yields the protein MATAEIIGSATDVNSIVAALNTIANSNDVLFLVVFGALVFMMQWGFLMLEGGQVRKKNVNNVMMKNVADWLIGCVSFLLIGYVLTTSLDPSAFTAWWGKIFGTASFLADNGLELATWFFGLVFAATAATIASGGVAERMKLKSYLIASAIITGLLYPLFVYIGPWGSELLVFHDYAGSIMVHALGGFLALGLIIALGPRIGRYVKGKAIPMPGHSIPMAMSGAFILAVGWYGFNVGSSLAVGEISGLVAATTTLAMAGGGLGALLASNKDVLFTPNGLVAGLVAICAGTDIVSPIAALVIGIIAGIQVPLVFKFLEKKGIDDVCGVVSVHGTAGIIGAICAGIFGSAALGGSGDVSLINQLIAVVVVVLYGTGFGLLLGKVIGYFTGGIRVTAEEEKLGLDLAEHHLSAYPEED
- a CDS encoding P-II family nitrogen regulator, which translates into the protein MKEIVAIIRPEKLQKVKNALEDAECNGITVTEVKGRGRQLGITESYRGSNYKVDLLPKTKLEVIVKDENLDKLIEVIVKNAQTGDIGDGKIFISNVEDVVRIRTNERGENAV
- a CDS encoding HesA/MoeB/ThiF family protein; translation: MPKRYEGMTYWEIVSRQMGILTKSQQLRLKDSEITVIGCGGIGGAVLEMLVRMGVGSLRIIDKDDFDVSNINRQLMSSFYTVGQSKARVTQDIIRSINPFVKVMSFEEELDSRNVEKIVKGSTLVIDALDNLVSRVIVSRCALKFDIPFIHGAIHGTMGQVSVFNQDTPSYEELFQLPSIGSKLNEEVIEKLKEMGSEVPPVIGPVPNIVGCLQAFEAVKLITMEGEPIMAPDVLMFDLLGKDPFSIVKF
- a CDS encoding methanogenesis marker 8 protein, with translation MDEHILEAMGKSKIVVKKGQVVEVGEPLIQYCPLFHKYRGIEELDKKTIKENIEFRINDFGMCTPHRDVKMKDFLSFGISETLSTLLVHHIIDCAVMVCEGAGTIIITDPEVCQGAGGRISGIISTSPIKEIINSLGYDNVLDPENATINQIKGVEKAIKKGYNSIAVTVASSEDAVNLRKLNLENDGVNIYIFAVHVTGLDDQEAQKMFDHADVITACASKTIREIAEEKAIFQAGLSIPIYAGTEKGKEFLLKRIDAIGGLKQKKDFKIPDPLI
- a CDS encoding CBS domain-containing protein — translated: MIKKLLAQDMMIKDVIVSAPEDLVAAAKLKMVRANIGGVPVIKNGTLIGLITHRDILLAGSEALKLKVEDLMSKDLKVVNKKTHLKDISKIMAETGYQRIPVVEGDKLVGLITQSCIIKAVADYLD
- the thiC gene encoding phosphomethylpyrimidine synthase; the protein is MTQMENARKGRITAEMDYVARKENIDIQKLIKGVASGKIVIPKNINRESSPCGIGKGLSTKINANVGSSSQKEDIDLEVEKALLAVQYGAHAVMDLSTGPALNEVRKKILEVIDVPIGTVPIYEAGVAARSRDGSVIDMDEDDMFRAIENQAREGVDFMTIHSGITMDTVEKLKNSNRLMGIVSRGGAFLAAWIMHNQQENPLYKNYEYLLEIAYEHDVTLSLGDGLRPGCLQDASDIPQIQELIVLGGLVEEGRKVDVQCMVEGPGHVPLDQISANMKIQKTICKEAPFYVLGPIVTDMAPGYDHITSAIGGAWAAFSGADFLCYVTPAEHMAIPGLEDVKEGVIASKIAAQSADVALGLKNAWEDEIKMANARRNFDWEGQFELAFDGEKPRNYRQSCPVEEEDMCSMCGEYCALRLVRED
- a CDS encoding glutaredoxin family protein, which encodes MALEHVDGHKKGEIILFALSTCGWCKKTKLLLDELGVSYDYIYVDLTRGSERDETLENLKKWNPSLSFPTLVINNERAIIGFDRTSIEGALG
- a CDS encoding ferredoxin-thioredoxin reductase catalytic domain-containing protein; translated protein: MSENPVEQDRVERYYKKLKKNAEKSGYHLNADEDFTKELLESILVNKDRYGYESCPCRLASGNISDDQDIICPCDYRDPDLNDFGACYCGLYVSSDILNGEKELTPIPERRPSLDNRLKSLESDINRFEDMKSSLNFPVWRCRVCGYLCAREKPPEVCPICKVSQDRFSRFM
- a CDS encoding helix-turn-helix transcriptional regulator, with protein sequence MPKNEYIELYDNLKVDMRFFVSSDVRSKIMISLKDGPKDLAALRRDLGFNSSTILHGMYQLDDKNLIFRKSGIYSLSQTGELVILKMINVMESLYSLLELENLFLNHDIQSIPPHLLHRLECLKKSQVVESDSKDLMKPYNTVNNLISNSKEINLLSSIYYPFYKDILLNSGSKHDIKLIVTPRVLDTIFSVHGEIKDDFNTNNILLWELEEDIRLSLTLTDKFMAMGLFSSDGVYDPNRFLVADDHHALKWGSDLLKYYLDKATPFKL